Proteins from a single region of Allofrancisella inopinata:
- a CDS encoding chorismate-binding protein, producing MTEILPAYALFEDSLTRQLSYCFTHPVKELVATNEPSLLEAFKEMLKLQKQGLYLAGFVSYEASYYLNKNLAHLRSDNDGILLYFVAFKKFDNNNLTKESNKSIDLLIDNLSFDDYQKGFLKVQDALQNGESYQINYTKSIRGTTSLTGLELYTLLKKQQPVRYGAYLPFWGIEIISISPELFFKKQATKLIVRPMKGTAKLTGDVNEDEKTYNQLLRCPKNRAENLIIVDLLRNDLSGIAKTHTVKVDEAFNIEKYNKLLQMTSEISAEVDQEISLKEVLDSLFPCGSITGAPKKRTLELIKNIEKDNRGVYTGAVGYILPNNDMCFNVAIRTIQKKGQNLQLGVGGGVTIYSECASEWQEMATKINFIKQIYKPDFSLVESIYFCNGFRNLELHLQRLQNTAERLFFDFCIDNIAKSLNEYSKKLEADKEYKVRLEYFYDQSFSIEDTEISNSKIIPVKLKVCPEKIDSKNKLFNYKTTHSSTRGFYSAMHEKYVGNCSNTEIVFLNEFNNITETRFHNIIVEINGKKYTPELSDGVLAGIARKTLVGKKEIEVKSISLEEFKLVDKIYLINSVRGLIPAFLEI from the coding sequence ATGACTGAAATTTTACCAGCATATGCCTTGTTTGAGGATTCTTTAACAAGGCAATTAAGCTATTGTTTTACCCACCCAGTAAAAGAGCTTGTCGCAACTAATGAGCCATCTCTATTAGAAGCTTTTAAAGAAATGTTAAAGTTACAAAAACAAGGTTTGTATTTAGCAGGTTTTGTTAGCTACGAAGCAAGCTATTATTTAAATAAAAATTTAGCACATCTAAGGTCAGATAACGACGGAATACTCCTTTATTTTGTAGCGTTTAAAAAATTTGATAATAATAACCTTACAAAAGAAAGTAACAAAAGTATCGACTTACTCATAGATAATCTTAGCTTTGATGACTATCAAAAAGGTTTCTTAAAAGTCCAAGACGCTTTACAAAATGGTGAAAGTTATCAAATTAATTATACAAAAAGCATTAGGGGAACTACTTCATTAACTGGTTTAGAGCTATATACTTTATTAAAGAAGCAACAGCCAGTTAGGTATGGTGCGTATTTACCATTTTGGGGTATTGAAATAATATCAATATCTCCGGAGCTATTTTTTAAAAAACAAGCTACAAAACTAATTGTAAGACCTATGAAAGGCACAGCAAAGCTTACTGGCGATGTTAACGAAGATGAAAAAACTTATAATCAACTACTTAGATGTCCTAAAAATAGAGCTGAAAATCTTATAATTGTAGATTTATTAAGAAATGATTTGTCAGGTATTGCCAAAACTCATACAGTAAAAGTTGATGAGGCATTTAATATAGAAAAATATAATAAGCTTTTACAAATGACTTCTGAAATTTCAGCAGAGGTAGATCAGGAGATATCTTTAAAAGAGGTTCTAGATAGTCTTTTTCCATGTGGATCGATAACGGGAGCGCCAAAGAAACGTACCCTAGAACTTATAAAAAATATTGAAAAAGATAATAGAGGCGTTTACACAGGAGCTGTTGGCTATATATTACCAAATAATGATATGTGCTTTAACGTTGCTATTAGAACTATTCAAAAAAAGGGTCAAAACTTACAACTAGGAGTAGGTGGAGGAGTTACAATATATTCTGAATGTGCTTCAGAATGGCAAGAAATGGCTACCAAAATAAACTTTATAAAACAAATCTATAAGCCTGATTTCTCATTAGTAGAGAGCATATATTTTTGTAATGGGTTTAGAAATCTAGAACTACACCTGCAACGTTTACAAAATACTGCTGAGAGATTATTTTTTGATTTTTGTATTGATAATATAGCTAAAAGTTTAAACGAATACTCTAAAAAATTAGAGGCAGATAAGGAATATAAAGTCCGTTTAGAATATTTTTATGATCAAAGTTTCAGTATTGAGGATACTGAAATTAGCAATTCTAAAATCATACCGGTAAAACTTAAGGTTTGTCCTGAAAAGATAGACTCTAAAAATAAATTATTTAACTATAAAACTACCCACTCATCTACTAGAGGTTTTTATTCAGCTATGCATGAAAAGTATGTTGGCAACTGCTCAAATACGGAAATTGTATTCTTAAATGAGTTTAACAACATTACAGAAACAAGGTTTCACAATATAATCGTAGAAATTAATGGTAAAAAATATACCCCCGAACTTAGTGATGGTGTATTAGCAGGTATAGCTAGAAAAACATTAGTAGGTAAAAAAGAAATTGAAGTTAAGAGTATTAGCTTAGAAGAGTTTAAACTCGTTGATAAAATATACCTTATCAATAGTGTCAGAGGCTTAATACCAGCATTTTTAGAGATTTGA
- a CDS encoding class I adenylate-forming enzyme family protein, protein MSLVENFLQRVSSYSSQHKVYFEDQEYSYNQIVAKSYDLARLLESYKYKKAFFNLKNSPLTICLYLASWIAEIELVVPINPRLIDKELEGILESNSLFLTDKKSFELTEFYQKNNIEVLIIDDEIMFLENIPKTTDFEIFNKAVIAHVSSGTTGSYKKHLHTIDQIIKYANNRANDLGLIKVNDHLLIALSMNHAFAFSYQLLPALAMGLDITIIREFNPQKVAKVVSECKATALALLPTMYYFLIKENITKHKLRSLSVAGDLASEKLHKAVKQKLGLPLLNGIGMTEIFGYGQNFCENIRINVVKIFEDTAVKIEKFEGYTYGKIFIKSFMLPINNKEEWLKTGDIGSFDEQTKELTFYGRYKDIIIKGGSNISPVELENIILKLASIKSCVVVGKKDKIWGELVCAIIVSESKISLEELNKHLLKYLAEYKKVDMLLNFDQIPLTNTGKVDRKKIRQIIEND, encoded by the coding sequence ATGTCATTAGTTGAAAACTTTTTGCAAAGGGTAAGTAGTTACTCATCACAACATAAAGTTTATTTTGAAGACCAAGAATATAGCTATAATCAGATTGTTGCTAAAAGTTATGATTTAGCTAGGCTACTTGAATCTTATAAATATAAAAAGGCTTTCTTCAATCTTAAAAATTCACCTCTAACAATTTGTTTATATCTAGCTAGCTGGATTGCAGAAATTGAGTTAGTTGTACCAATCAACCCTAGGCTTATAGATAAAGAACTTGAAGGAATTTTAGAATCTAATTCTTTATTTTTGACGGATAAGAAGAGTTTTGAGCTGACAGAGTTTTATCAAAAGAATAATATCGAAGTTCTTATAATAGATGATGAAATCATGTTTTTGGAGAATATTCCTAAAACTACAGATTTTGAAATATTTAATAAAGCTGTTATAGCTCATGTAAGCTCTGGTACTACAGGGTCTTATAAAAAACATTTACATACTATAGATCAAATTATAAAGTATGCTAACAATAGAGCTAATGATTTAGGTTTAATAAAAGTTAATGATCATTTACTCATAGCTTTATCTATGAATCATGCGTTTGCTTTTTCGTATCAATTATTACCAGCTTTAGCAATGGGGTTAGATATTACAATCATTAGAGAATTTAATCCTCAAAAGGTGGCAAAAGTAGTATCAGAATGTAAAGCAACAGCTTTAGCCTTGCTACCAACTATGTATTATTTTTTAATAAAAGAGAATATTACTAAGCATAAGTTGAGGTCTTTAAGTGTTGCAGGAGATTTAGCTTCCGAAAAGTTACACAAAGCTGTAAAACAAAAGTTAGGGTTACCATTATTAAATGGTATAGGTATGACAGAGATTTTTGGTTATGGGCAAAATTTTTGTGAAAATATTAGGATAAACGTAGTTAAAATTTTTGAGGATACAGCAGTTAAAATAGAAAAATTTGAAGGTTATACGTATGGCAAGATCTTTATTAAGAGTTTTATGCTACCAATTAATAATAAAGAAGAATGGCTTAAAACTGGAGACATAGGTAGCTTTGATGAACAAACTAAAGAACTTACATTCTATGGTAGATATAAAGATATCATCATAAAAGGTGGTTCAAACATTTCTCCAGTAGAGCTAGAAAATATTATTTTAAAGTTAGCTAGTATAAAATCGTGTGTAGTTGTTGGCAAAAAAGATAAAATTTGGGGAGAGCTTGTTTGTGCTATTATCGTTAGCGAAAGTAAAATCTCTTTAGAAGAGTTAAACAAACATTTGTTAAAATATTTAGCTGAATATAAAAAAGTGGATATGTTATTAAATTTTGACCAAATACCTTTGACAAATACTGGTAAAGTGGATAGAAAAAAAATAAGGCAGATTATAGAAAATGACTGA
- a CDS encoding dihydroneopterin aldolase: MQQSLFLKGLEIYVSLGCSEEEKAQKQMVKIDLELVFGKNFTASDTDNLEQTICYYTLRNDIQKFCDNISCNLIEYLAKQIYQFICDKHPTISIKYLKLIKSPPVSQIESAAFVIRFCAQ, encoded by the coding sequence ATGCAACAATCTTTATTTTTAAAAGGCTTAGAAATATATGTTAGTCTTGGATGTTCCGAAGAAGAAAAAGCCCAGAAACAAATGGTTAAAATAGATTTAGAACTAGTTTTTGGTAAAAATTTTACTGCAAGTGACACTGATAATTTAGAACAAACAATTTGCTACTACACCTTAAGAAATGATATCCAAAAATTTTGTGATAATATTAGTTGTAATCTTATTGAGTATTTAGCAAAACAGATTTATCAATTTATCTGTGATAAGCACCCTACTATTAGTATTAAGTATCTCAAACTTATAAAATCACCTCCTGTTTCCCAAATAGAGTCAGCAGCTTTTGTAATTAGGTTCTGTGCACAATAA
- a CDS encoding sulfite exporter TauE/SafE family protein, producing MISNITFSMIIIVFFTVFLAYIVFGMISFGTSLIASPILIYFLPLSVIIPILALLDLTASYRLIKGNIQKADRKILARLLPMILIGSILGGIALLTIDVSILMLLLAIFIVLYSLYSLFKINVKYKSSNKSIAYTFGLVGGALGTLFGSGGFIYAIFLSNNLSDKTQIRTNQSCLIAFSTLTRVTLFLLSGAYFNLFILIIALLLVPVMLIGVLIGNKLHLLIPIKLFKILINILVLISGITLLIHCLYLLY from the coding sequence ATGATAAGTAATATAACATTTAGTATGATAATTATAGTTTTTTTTACTGTATTCTTGGCATATATTGTATTTGGAATGATAAGTTTTGGAACATCTTTAATTGCTAGTCCAATATTAATATATTTTTTACCATTAAGCGTGATCATTCCTATATTAGCACTGTTAGATCTTACTGCATCATATAGACTAATAAAAGGAAATATACAAAAAGCAGATAGAAAAATTCTTGCTAGATTATTGCCCATGATTCTTATAGGTTCTATTTTGGGAGGAATAGCTTTATTAACTATAGATGTTTCTATTTTGATGTTACTATTGGCTATATTTATAGTTTTATATTCTTTATATTCACTTTTTAAAATAAACGTAAAATATAAATCTAGTAACAAAAGTATAGCATATACGTTCGGTTTAGTAGGAGGAGCATTAGGAACTTTATTTGGTTCAGGAGGTTTTATATATGCTATTTTTCTATCTAATAATTTGAGTGATAAAACGCAGATAAGAACAAACCAATCTTGTTTAATAGCATTTAGCACTCTTACTAGAGTTACGCTTTTTTTATTATCGGGGGCATATTTTAATTTATTTATATTAATCATCGCATTATTACTAGTGCCAGTTATGTTAATAGGAGTGCTTATAGGTAATAAATTACATTTATTAATACCTATTAAATTATTTAAAATATTAATTAATATTTTGGTTTTGATTTCAGGAATTACATTATTAATTCATTGTTTATATCTACTTTATTGA
- the zapE gene encoding AFG1/ZapE family ATPase, protein MNINNINNINNINNINNINKPLKDSISINGRIIDVEGKTDISLWITFSDLCETNRSYLDYIEIVNKFKVVLLQDIPKFDLRGTNNNREKDSLRRFISFVDEAYEKSIILYANFQTCLEDLVYTDNSKIKNVFMRTQSRLYGMMKNAEV, encoded by the coding sequence ATTAATATAAATAATATAAATAATATAAATAATATAAATAATATAAATAATATAAATAAGCCATTAAAAGATTCTATAAGCATAAATGGGAGAATAATAGACGTTGAAGGGAAAACTGATATCTCTCTATGGATTACCTTTAGTGATTTATGCGAAACAAATAGAAGTTATTTAGACTATATTGAGATAGTTAATAAATTTAAGGTAGTACTGTTGCAGGATATACCAAAGTTTGATTTAAGAGGTACAAATAATAACAGAGAGAAAGATAGTCTAAGAAGATTTATTAGTTTTGTAGATGAAGCTTATGAAAAATCTATTATTTTGTATGCTAACTTTCAAACTTGTTTAGAAGATCTTGTTTATACCGATAATAGTAAAATAAAAAATGTTTTTATGAGAACTCAGAGTAGGTTATATGGAATGATGAAAAACGCAGAGGTTTAA